A region from the Triticum urartu cultivar G1812 chromosome 1, Tu2.1, whole genome shotgun sequence genome encodes:
- the LOC125517427 gene encoding disease resistance protein RGA2-like, producing MSVEHLLHAMVEKLKLEPVLEMGRLLGIGSLLQELQTYFSMIHGRISGIDESAVLMINVNNEQYLQLLQRLWSLTLDTDDALNRISRRLRKKGGIFSFHQVRSSPIFRKLHFRRVNKIREAVASLKNCYAQTCRIRLPAKHTDIQETMSCQRTCGEPEGVLGRERELDDVLRMMQTDDSTPGLSILPITGMAGIGKTTLAQLVFWHPWVVDTFGDDRIWVSLPRDFNTMVILSRITQVLTTQQCSTSDSPEEEMIEQEDSVKLKCLVKEKLSGRKFFLVLDDAWDQDWEKWQKLMQVLDSAGKPGSKMIVTSRIPDVVTLTKSLKPYTLQRLLPAHSSSLLIQWMQNPAELPPRLIPIRKMIAETCAGVPSLLLSASNKLKSIRKTQVAWQHVLSRFDLVFYADRLLLDAAYVSYQHLPPSIQQCFLYCSLLLVHSFTPEQLTDMFVADELIKLISSKSDMHLYFSKMMKEHFYDVVQKSRHGGNIVYKMHPGMQLLAQRISRGFHLAIDARKEIIWPSCDARCLSLLVDCETSKLPPELFELESLRTLILLRDENMLLSENKCAITDIPAEFCQRLIALRVLHMQSCRIKRIPRLIDMLQNLTYINLSHNDIELVPDSVSNLRFLTHLNLSQNEITELPESVGKMQSLQMLDLSHCEKLLGLHEAISNLVNLHTLNLEGCYYLAVLPKGMKNLKSLTYLNILECPLLTQMPRQMNQLTSIKILPRYIAAETPKHTISELRPLVYLKELGVQNMENSSSADARNVILQDKHKLESLVLSWTGDCTDPETSSRAQEILEHLKPHHGLKVLQLFSYPGRKLPSWITSGVPYLDSLTDIKLVNLACESLPPLGQLPNLKIAEVSGIDAVTCVDDTFYGADGTFSSLEKLSFFHMPNLKTWVPSHRGLFPCLQELTIAQCPKLTAVHVKLGAVTSLTMLMNNENLIACRGSLQGLSGNLRSLSISLCEELLERSQCEGLHELHGLEELQISRCTELISLPGGMRHLSVLRSLTITKCTKLETLPEWLKNITSLRSLCISDCPKLHIPKSLNNLSHLQIILE from the coding sequence ATGTCGGTGGAGCATCTGCTGCATGCAATGGTGGAAAAGCTGAAATTGGAACCTGTCCTGGAGATGGGTCGGTTGCTTGGCATTGGAAGCCTACTTCAGGAGTTGCAGACATATTTCAGTATGATCCATGGGAGGATCAGTGGCATCGATGAGAGTGCAGTTCTTATGATCAACGTTAACAATGAGCAGTACCTCCAGCTCCTGCAGAGGCTCTGGTCTCTCACACTTGATACTGATGACGCGCTGAATAGGATCTCTCGCCGTCTGAGAAAAAAGGGGGGCATTTTCTCATTTCATCAGGTACGCAGCTCGCCCATCTTTCGGAAGCTCCATTTTCGCCGTGTCAATAAGATAAGAGAGGCAGTAGCTAGCTTGAAAAACTGCTATGCACAAACATGTAGAATCAGACTTCCAGCCAAACATACAGATATCCAGGAAACTATGAGTTGCCAGAGAACATGTGGCGAACCTGAAGGTGTACTTGGTAGAGAGAGAGAATTGGACGATGTCCTAAGAATGATGCAAACTGATGACAGCACACCCGGCTTGTCAATTCTCCCCATAACGGGAATGGCTGGAATCGGGAAGACTACCCTTGCTCAGCTAGTATTCTGGCATCCATGGGTTGTTGATACCTTTGGTGATGATCGGATTTGGGTTTCGTTACCTCGTGATTTTAACACCATGGTGATATTGAGTAGAATAACACAAGTTCTAACCACCCAGCAGTGTAGCACAAGTGATTCGCCAGAAGAAGAAATGATAGAGCAGGAGGACTCCGTGAAACTGAAGTGCCTTGTCAAAGAGAAACTCAGTGGGCGGAAATTTTTCCTTGTACTGGATGATGCGTGGGATCAGGATTGGGAGAAATGGCAAAAGCTGATGCAAGTCCTTGATAGTGCTGGAAAGCCCGGAAGCAAGATGATTGTCACTAGTCGCATCCCTGATGTTGTAACATTGACGAAGTCCCTCAAACCATACACCTTACAGCGTCTCTTGCCAGCTCATTCTTCAAGTCTGCTCATACAATGGATGCAAAATCCTGCAGAGTTGCCACCACGGCTCATCCCAATCAGGAAAATGATTGCTGAAACATGTGCTGGTGTGCCCTCATTACTACTCAGCGCATCAAACAAGCTGAAGAGCATACGGAAAACTCAAGTCGCTTGGCAGCATGTCCTGAGCAGATTTGATCTCGTCTTCTATGCAGACCGTCTTTTGTTGGATGCGGCTTATGTCAGCTACCAACATCTCCCTCCAAGCATCCAGCAATGCTTTCTTTACTGCTCACTGCTCCTAGTTCATAGCTTTACACCTGAACAACTGACTGACATGTTTGTTGCTGATGAGCTCATAAAACTGATAAGCAGCAAATCTGACATGCATCTCTACTTCTCCAAGATGATGAAAGAACACTTCTATGATGTAGTCCAGAAATCTCGACACGGAGGAAACATTGTTTACAAGATGCATCCTGGGATGCAACTTCTTGCACAAAGGATCAGCCGGGGATTCCACTTAGCAATAGATGctagaaaggaaataatttggcCTTCGTGTGATGCCAGGTGTCTCTCCTTACTTGTTGATTGTGAAACCAGTAAGCTTCCACCAGAATTGTTTGAATTGGAAAGTTTGAGGACCCTAATATTGCTCAGAGATGAAAATATGCTTTTGTCTGAGAACAAGTGCGCAATCACCGATATCCCGGCAGAGTTTTGCCAACGTCTGATAGCTCTGCGTGTACTGCATATGCAATCTTGCAGGATCAAAAGGATTCCTAGGTTAATTGATATGTTACAGAATCTAACCTATATCAATCTTTCTCACAATGATATTGAGCTTGTACCAGATTCAGTTAGCAACCTTCGATTCTTGACCCACTTGAATCTTTCACAAAATGAGATCACTGAACTGCCAGAATCAGTTGGAAAGATGCAATCCTTGCAGATGCTGGACCTGTCTCACTGTGAAAAACTTCTTGGCTTGCATGAAGCAATAAGCAACCTTGTGAATCTACATACTCTAAACCTTGAAGGCTGTTACTACCTTGCTGTATTACCCAAAGGCATGAAAAACTTGAAAAGTCTTACCTACCTGAACATTCTTGAATGTCCTTTACTAACTCAAATGCCTCGTCAGATGAACCAACTCACAAGCATCAAGATATTGCCAAGGTACATTGCAGCAGAAACCCCCAAGCATACCATCTCAGAGTTACGTCCTTTAGTTTATTTGAAGGAACTCGGTGTTCAGAACATGGAAAATTCTTCTTCTGCTGATGCCAGAAATGTAATCCTGCAAGACAAACACAAGCTTGAGTCACTGGTATTGAGTTGGACTGGAGATTGCACAGATCCTGAAACTAGCTCGAGAGCACAGGAAATACTTGAACATCTGAAACCACACCATGGTTTGAAAGTGTTACAATTATTTTCCTATCCAGGAAGGAAACTTCCATCATGGATAACCAGTGGCGTACCTTACCTAGACTCCCTTACTGATATCAAGTTGGTTAATCTGGCATGTGAAAGTCTGCCACCGCTGGGACAATTACCTAACCTCAAGATTGCTGAAGTAAGCGGAATAGATGCTGTCACATGTGTAGATGACACATTCTATGGGGCCGATGGCACATTCTCCTCATTGGAGAAACTATCATTCTTTCACATGCCCAACCTAAAAACCTGGGTACCATCACACAGAGGACTTTTTCCCTGCCTTCAAGAATTGACAATCGCCCAATGCCCAAAATTGACAGCAGTACATGTAAAACTCGGAGCTGTTACAAGCTTGACCATGCTGATGAACAATGAAAATTTGATTGCATGTAGAGGATCACTCCAAGGTTTGTCTGGGAATTTAAGGTCTCTGTCAATTTCCCTGTGTGAAGAGCTATTAGAACGTTCTCAATGTGAGGGGCTGCATGAACTTCATGGGCTTGAGGAGCTCCAAATTTCAAGGTGCACAGAATTAATTTCGTTACCTGGTGGTATGAGGCATTTGTCAGTCCTTCGGAGTTTGACAATAACAAAATGCACAAAATTAGAGACCTTGCCAGAGTGGTTGAAGAATATAACCTCTCTGAGATCATTGTGCATATCTGACTGTCCAAAGCTGCACATTCCCAAGAGTTTGAATAATTTGTCACATCTCCAAATTATTTTGGAGTGA
- the LOC125517460 gene encoding uncharacterized protein LOC125517460, with protein MTSLWSLWGEWEIRVLLLGSFSLQVFLLFTGGLRKRIVASWLHFLLWLAYLLADSIAIYALGSLSRSQKLCHHTDGEDGLHLLLLWAPFLILHLGGQDTITAFAIEDNELWLRHLLSLVTQVGLALYVYWKSCPSAASLVAPAVVMFASGVLKYGQRTWALKSASMSSLRSSMLTRPDPGPNYAQLMEEYHSSKDAGLRAEIVIVPERLPVDDVHVPEEPMEYEELVIKAHMFFHTFRRLFVDLILSFQDRTDSLAFFRRLKRDQAYKVVEIELQLMYESLHSKSPVIHCPSGRYLRVFTLAAPILSLLIFSKAGKGRYKEADVAVTYVLLVGAIFLEIYGIILMAISSWSYADLRKLRRCLPAASRVVFQAVKYFMPEARPRWSNQMAQYNLLSYCLKDKSTWLTRVLESLEWDYNIRVKTAWDSLWYTKHIGVSLVLKQLIFKQLKDKANSTMDPMSYRRFGDHRGQWILQRKGCYQELRWSVDEVEFDESILLWHIATDLCFYDDDNQAFSDLAPTGAGGSADEGDINSGARLPAASREMANYMLFLLVMRPFMLTASIGQIRFGDTCAEAKNFLVRLRGGGARAEERQGASALAAVKADIDPRKVKGDRSKSVLFDACRLAEQLRGMEARKRWRLVAGVWVEMMCYAAGKCRGNFHAKQLSQGGELLTVLWLLMAHFGIGDQYRVEAGHARAKLIVHN; from the coding sequence ATGACGAGCCTTTGGAGTTTGTGGGGAGAGTGGGAGATCCGGGTGCTACTCCTCGGCAGCTTCTCCCTGCAGGTGTTCCTCCTCTTCACCGGCGGCCTCCGCAAGCGCATCGTCGCGTCCTGGCTGCACTTCCTGCTCTGGCTCGCCTACCTCCTCGCCGACTCCATCGCCATCTACGCGCTCGGCTCCCTATCTCGGAGCCAGAAGCTATGCCACCACACCGACGGGGAGGACGGGTTGCACCTCCTCCTTTTGTGGGCGCCCTTCCTCATCCTCCACCTCGGCGGCCAGGACACCATCACCGCCTTCGCCATCGAGGACAACGAGCTCTGGCTCCGACACCTCCTCAGCCTCGTCACCCAGGTCGGCCTCGCGCTGTACGTCTACTGGAAGTCGTGCCCTTCCGCCGCGAGCCTCGTCGCTCCGGCCGTCGTCATGTTCGCCTCTGGCGTCCTCAAGTATGGCCAGCGCACATGGGCGCTCAAATCGGCCAGCATGAGCAGCCTCCGCAGCTCCATGCTCACACGCCCAGACCCAGGACCCAACTACGCGCAGCTCATGGAGGAGTACCACTCCAGCAAGGATGCCGGCCTGCGCGCCGAGATCGTCATCGTCCCCGAGCGGCTGCCCGTAGACGACGTCCACGTCCCGGAGGAGCCGATGGAGTACGAGGAGCTTGTCATCAAGGCGCACATGTTCTTCCACACCTTCCGCCGCCTTTTCGTCGACCTCATCCTCAGCTTCCAGGACCGCACCGACAGCCTCGCCTTCTTCCGCCGCCTGAAGCGCGACCAGGCCTACAAGGTCGTCGAGATCGAGCTCCAGCTCATGTACGAGTCGCTCCACTCCAAGTCGCCCGTCATACACTGCCCCTCCGGCCGCTACCTCCGCGTCTTCACCCTGGCCGCGCCCATCCTGTCGCTCCTCATCTTCTCCAAGGCCGGCAAGGGACGCTACAAGGAGGCCGACGTTGCCGTCACTTACGTCCTCCTTGTTGGTGCCATTTTCTTGGAGATTTACGGCATCATCCTGATGGCCATCTCCTCCTGGAGCTACGCCGACCTGCGGAAGTTGCGCAGATGCCTCCCGGCGGCGAGCAGAGTGGTCTTCCAGGCCGTCAAGTACTTCATGCCGGAGGCGAGGCCACGGTGGTCGAACCAGATGGCCCAGTACAATCTCCTCAGCTACTGCCTCAAGGACAAGTCCACATGGTTGACGAGAGTGCTGGAGAGCCTCGAGTGGGATTACAACATCCGCGTGAAGACAGCGTGGGACAGCTTATGGTACACGAAGCACATCGGGGTGTCCCTGGTGCTCAAGCAGCTCATCTTCAAGCAGCTCAAGGACAAGGCGAACAGCACGATGGATCCAATGAGCTACCGGCGGTTCGGGGATCACCGCGGGCAGTGGATTCTGCAGCGCAAGGGGTGCTACCAGGAGCTCCGGTGGAGCGTGGATGAGGTCGAGTTCGACGAGAGCATCCTCCTCTGGCACATCGCGACCGACCTCTGCTTCTACGACGACGATAACCAAGCGTTCTCAGATCTTGCCCCCACCGGCGCCGGCGGGTCCGCGGACGAGGGCGACATAAACAGCGGGGCCAGGCTGCCGGCGGCGAGCAGGGAGATGGCAAACTACATGCTGTTCCTGCTGGTGATGCGGCCGTTCATGCTGACGGCGAGCATTGGGCAGATCCGGTTCGGCGACACCTGCGCGGAGGCCAAGAACTTCTTGGTGCGGCTGCGGGGAGGCGGGGCACGGGCGGAGGAGCGGCAGGGCGCGAGCGCGCTGGCGGCAGTGAAGGCGGATATCGACCCGCGGAAGGTGAAGGGGGACCGGAGCAAGTCGGTGCTGTTCGACGCGTGCCGGCTGGCAGAGCAGCTGCGCGGGATGGAGGCTAGGAAGCGGTGGAGGCTGGTGGCCGGGGTGTGGGTGGAGATGATGTGCTACGCGGCGGGCAAGTGCAGGGGCAACTTCCACGCCAAGCAGCTCAGCCAGGGAGGGGAGCTGCTCACGGTGCTGTGGCTGCTTATGGCGCACTTCGGCATTGGTGACCAGTACAGGGTCGAGGCCGGCCATGCCAGGGCCAAGCTCATCGTACACAACTAG
- the LOC125517450 gene encoding probable manganese-transporting ATPase PDR2, producing MARFEVNGKSVEGVDLLRRRHWTARLDFWPFLALYALWLLLAVPALDFTDALVILGVLSASHILAFLFTAWSVDFRAFVGHSKVKDIHAANACKVIPAKFLGSKEIVPLHIQKTVASSLTSGETEEIYFDFRKQRFFYSAEKDNFFKLRYPTKDLFGHYIKGTGYGTEAKINTAMDKWGRNIFEYPQPTFQKLMKEQCMEPFFVFQVFCVGLWCLDEYWYYSLFTLFMLFLFESTMAKNRLKTLTELRRVKVDNQIVLTYRCGKWVKISGTELLPGDIVSIGRSPTGEDRSVPADMLLLAGSAIVNEAILTGESTPQWKVSVAGRGPDEMLSIKRDKNHILFGGTKILQHTPDKSVNLRAPDGGCVAFVLRTGFETSQGKLMRTILFSTERVTANSKESGLFILFLLFFAIIASGYVLMKGLEDPTRSRYKLFLSCSLILTSVIPPELPMELSIAVNTSLIALVRRGIFCTEPFRIPFAGKVDICCFDKTGTLTSDDMEFQGVVTLESDAELISDANKLPLRIQEVLSSCHALVFVDNKLVGDPLEKAAIKGIDWIYTSDEKAMFRRPGGQPVQIVHRYHFASHLKRMSVIVRIQEKFYAFIKGAPETIQERLVDLPAAYVETYKKYTRQGSRVLSLAYKLLPEMPVSEARSLERDQVESDLIFAGFAVFNCPIRSDSAAVLLELEQSSHDLVMITGDQALTACHVASQVNICSKPVLILTRMKTSGFEWVSPDETDRVPYRAEEVKELSESHDLCISGDCFEMLQRTDVVVQVIPHVKVFARVAPEQKELVLTTFKTVGRMTLMCGDGTNDVGALKQAHVGIALLNAEPVQKAGSKSQSSKLESKSGKLKKPKPANESSSQLVPPASSSAKAPSSRPLTAAEKQREKLQKMLDEMNDESDGRSAPIVKLGDASMASPFTAKHASVAPTLDIIRQGRSTLVTTLQMFKILGLNCLATAYVLSVMYLDGVKLGDVQATISGVFTAAFFLFISHARPLQALSAERPHPNIFCAYVFLSILGQFAMHLFFLMSAVNLASKYMPEECIEPDSEFHPNLVNTVSYMVNMMIQVATFAVNYMGHPFNQSISENKPFKYALYSAVVFFTVITSDMFRDLNDYMKLEPLPEGMRGKLLLWAMLMFCGCYGWERFLRWAFPGKMPAWEKRQKQAVANLDKKQA from the exons ATGGCGCGGTTCGAGGTGAACGGCAAGTCGGTGGAGGGCGTGGACCTGCTGCGGCGGCGCCACTGGACGGCGCGCCTCGATTTCTGGCCCTTCCTCGCGCTCTACGCGCTCTGGCTGCTGCTCGCCGTCCCGGCGCTCGACTTCACCGATGCCCTCGTCATCCTCGGCGTGCTCTCCGCCTCCCACATCCTCGCGTTCCTCTTCACCGCTTGGTCCGTCGACTTCCGGGCCTTCGTCGGGCACTCCAAG GTTAAGGATATCCATGCGGCGAACGCGTGCAAAGTAATCCCAGCGAAGTTCCTGGGGTCAAAAGAAATTGTGCCTCTGCATATACAGAAAACT GTTGCCTCATCGTTGACTTCAGGTGAGACGGAGGAGATCTACTTTGATTTCCGGAAGCAGAGATTCTTTTATTCGGCAGAGAAGGATAACTTTTTCAAGCTCCGTTACCCGACAAAGGACTTATTTGGGCATTATATCAAGGGCACCGGGTATGGAACAGAGGCCAAGATTAACACTGCTATGGACAAGTGGGGGAGAAACAT ATTTGAGTATCCACAGCCCACATTTCAGAAATTAATGAAGGAGCAATGCATGGAGCCCTTTTTCGTTTTCCAG GTTTTCTGTGTTGGCCTTTGGTGTCTGGATGAGTATTGGTACTACAGTTTGTTTACACTTTTCATGCTCTTCCTATTTGAGTCTACTATGGCAAAGAATAGATTGAAGACATTGACTGAGCTTAGGCGTGTGAAAGTTGATAATCAGATTGTGTTGACTTACCGCTGTGGAAA ATGGGTTAAAATCTCAGGCACAGAACTACTACCTGGAGATATTGTGTCAATAGGCCGCTCGCCTACTGGTGAAGATAGATCTGTACCAGCAGATATGCTATTACTGGCTGGATCTGCCATAGTGAATGAAGCTATTCTTACAGGAGAGTCTACTCCGCAATGGAAG GTCTCAGTTGCTGGCCGTGGCCCTGACGAAATGTTATCGATAAAGAGAGATAAGAATCATATCCTATTTGGTGGCACGAAGATACTGCAACACACGCCAGATAAG TCTGTAAATCTTCGGGCACCTGATGGTGGTTGTGTAGCTTTTGTATTGAGAACTGGATTTGAGACTAGCCAGGGAAAATTGATGAGAACTATCTTATTCTCAACTGAGAGG GTTACTGCAAATAGCAAGGAAAGTGGGTTGTTTATACTATTTTTGCTATTCTTTGCGATAATTGCATCAGGCTATGTGCTTATGAAG GGACTGGAGGATCCCACAAGAAGCAGATATAAACTTTTTTTAAGTTGTTCACTGATTCTGACTTCTGTGATTCCTCCTGAACTGCCAATGGAGCTGTCCATAGCAGTCAATACATCTTTAATTGCTTTAGTACGGCGTGGCATTTTCTGCACGGAACCATTCAGAATACCATTTGCTGGGAAG GTTGACATATGCTGCTTCGATAAGACTGGAACATTGACATCGGACGATATG GAGTTCCAAGGAGTTGTTACTTTGGAAAGCGACGCAGAATTAATATCTGACGCAAATAAGTTGCCTCTCCGCATTCAAGAAGTGCTATCCAGCTGCCATGCATTGGTATTTGTGGACAACAAACTG GTTGGCGACCCCCTTGAAAAAGCTGCAATAAAAGGCATAGACTGGATCTACACCTCTGATGAGAAAGCCATGTTTAGGAG GCCTGGTGGCCAACCTGTACAGATTGTACACAGATATCACTTTGCTTCTCACTTGAAGAGAATGTCTGTTATTGTCCGTATCCAGGAGAAATTTTATGCTTTCATAAAG GGTGCACCGGAGACCATTCAGGAGAGGTTAGTTGATCTACCTGCTGCATATGTGGAAACATACAAAAAATACACGCGTCAGGGCTCCCGGGTCTTGTCTCTTGCGTACAAACTGCTTCCGGAGATGCCT GTTAGTGAAGCTAGAAGTCTGGAAAGGGATCAAGTGGAGAGTGACTTAATTTTTGCTGGTTTTGCG GTCTTCAACTGTCCTATAAGGAGTGATTCTGCCGCTGTCTTGCTTGAACTGGAACAATCTTCCCATGACTTG GTTATGATCACTGGGGACCAAGCTTTGACTGCTTGTCATGTTGCTAGCCAAGTGAATATCTGTTCGAAGCCGGTTCTAATTTTAACACGGATGAAGACTAGTGGATTTGAGTGGGTTTCTCCCGATGAAACTGATAGAGTTCCATACAG AGCTGAGGAGGTTAAAGAATTATCAGAATCACACGATCTTTGCATTAGTGGGGACTGCTTTGAAATGCTACAAAGGACCGATGTTGTTGTCCAAGTCATTCCTCATGTGAAG GTTTTTGCGCGCGTTGCTCCTGAACAGAAAGAACTTGTACTGACAACATTTAAGACTGTTGGGAGGATGACACTGATGTGTGGAGATGGAACCAATGATGTTGGTGCACTGAAACAG GCACATGTTGGCATAGCTCTGTTAAATGCTGAACCGGTGCAGAAAGCTGGCTCGAAATCTCAGTCATCCAAACTTGAAAGCAAATCAGGGAAGCTGAAAAAACCGAAACCTGCTAACGAGTCATCATCACAATTGGTTCCACCAGCTAGCAGTTCCGCTAAAGCACCCAGCAGCCGCCCCTTGACTGCTGCTGAGAAACAGCGTGAAAAGCTGCAGAAGATGTTAGATGAAATGAATGATGAAAGTGATGGCCGCTCAGCACCGATtgtaaagcttggggatgcatcCATGGCCTCACCTTTCACAGCAAAGCATGCCTCTGTTGCCCCCACGCTTGATATCATCCGCCAGGGGCGAAGCACCCTAGTCACTACACTCCAAATGTTCAAGATTCTTGGACTCAACTGCCTTGCAACAGCATACGTTCTCAGTGTAATGTACTTGGATGGTGTGAAACTGGGTGATGTCCAAGCTACAATCAGTGGTGTCTTCACTGCAGCATTCTTCCTCTTCATTTCCCATGCTCGCCCACTTCAAGCACTGTCGGCAGAGCGCCCCCATCCTAACATCTTCTGTGCATACGTCTTCCTTTCCATTCTCGGCCAGTTTGCAATGCACTTGTTCTTCTTGATGTCAGCTGTCAACTTAGCATCCAAGTATATGCCAGAGGAATGCATTGAGCCTGATTCAGAGTTCCATCCAAACCTGGTCAACACAGTTTCATACATGGTGAACATGATGATCCAGGTGGCAACCTTTGCTGTGAACTACATGGGCCACCCATTCAACCAGAGCATATCGGAGAACAAGCCATTCAAGTATGCTCTCTATTCCGCTGTTGTTTTCTTCACGGTGATCACATCGGATATGTTCAGGGATCTGAACGACTACATGAAGCTTGAGCCCTTGCCTGAAGGAATGAGGGGCAAACTGCTGCTCTGGGCTATGCTTATGTTTTGTGGTTGCTATGGATGGGAGCGATTTCTGCGATGGGCATTCCCAGGCAAGATGCCAGCATGGGAGAAGCGCCAGAAACAGGCGGTTGCAAACCTAGACAAGAAGCAGGCATAG